From candidate division KSB1 bacterium:
CCGGTAATTCGCCAAATGCGTCACCATCTGCCTGGTATGGAACTCGTCCGGCAGAATAAATCAACAGATTTTTTGCCTGAAACAAATTCGTATCCGGTGAATCCAGTTTTTTATGAGATATTACTTTTAGTATAAAACGAATAAAGCTAAACAAGCCATCACCCGTGTACATAAAAACATCAAAAATGCCATCATCACAATGGGCATTTGGTGTTAAAGTATATTTACCGCCGTACAATTTTGTATTACTCACAACGACAAATAAAGCATCTTCATCTAATCGCTTACCATCAACAACAAGTTGTATTCGGTGCGACTTATATTTATAGAGTTTTTTAAGCCCACCAATGGCATAAGCATATTTACCAGTAAATCTTTTTAATTGTAAATTTGTATGTTCAATAGCCAATGCATCAAATCCGCAGCCAAGCATAAGCCCAAAGTATCGACCATTGGCAATACCCACATCTATTGTCACGGAGGTGCCATTCATCATTACATCAGCGGATTTAAGAGGATTCAGTGGAATATTTAGCTCTCGGGCTAACCCATTACTCGTTCCCAATGGCAAAATCCCCATTTGAATGGGATTTGGCATCAAACCATTGATTACTTCATTCACGGTTCCATCGCCTCCTCCTGCCACTACAATGTCAAATTCTCCGGAGTCTACAGCTTGCCTGGCTACCTCAATTGCATCACCACCTCCCACTGTTTTATACAAATCAACTTCATAGCCGCTTTTCTCGAATTTGGAGATAATGGAAGTCAATAAAAGACTAACCTTCAATCGTTGCGAATTCGGATTGACAATTAATTTTATTCGTTTGTAATTAGATTCCAATGTGTTGCCTTCTCAAATACCATTTGCTAGTCTTGTGAGTTTTCACTTTCTGCCTTATTGTTAATGAAACGGATCATCCCGGACTCAATTAATGCTGATATCGCTAATAATGGTAAAACAATCAAATAAAATACCGAAAGACGGTCTAGGAAAATTTGTTGCATTGTATTAAATTGCTTTGTGAAAATAAGATGAATCCCGACTTCCATACCCAGTGAAAAGCTGATCCAAACTGCAGGGAGTTCAAATAAAGCAATCGGGTTTAGAAAAAGATATAAAATACTCTCTTCTTGCATAGTTTGCCTGACAACAATACCAACATTTAGTCCGGTCCAGATTACAAGCACATAAGGCAAGATAACTAAAAAGCCGGAAACATAACCAAAAAATAAGTTGATTGAATTAAAAACAAAAATAAAAACGAAGATGAATAACATTCCATTAAATTTTTGAACAACATATTCGATTTTATGATAGATCCAATTCGGGTAAGCAATAAGCCATCCAATATTTTTTTCTAGCACTATATCGGTTAAAAGAATACCCAGAAAGAACAATACCGCACTTAATGCAATTAAGTGGCCATTCAACATAGTTAGAGAATGAATAAAATCTTCCAGCATAATTCTTTTCAGGATCTTGTTTATTCAGCAGCTAATAAATTCAGAACACAAAATTATTATAATAGAAAAATTTCTATGCAAACAAAATGATGATAATTTAATCGAAATTTAAATAAAAAAATTGAAAGGAATAAAACTCAAAGAGTAAGATTTTGAAGCTTATTAAGAAGCAGCTTTATTCTTTCGATACCGGGGTTGGTCCCAAAACTGGAACCTTTTTTTTATTGGCTGGACCGGATATTGCGGATATTCTTTTTCCAATATACTTAATGGGTTAGTAGCAGTTGTTAGAAGTTCCAATGCATCACGAAGGACTTCACGTTGCAATTCTGCAAAATTTGGTGGACCTACAATATGACCCGGGAGGAAGCCCACCGGATAAACTATTCGAGAAACATGATAAAGCCTACTTAGTCTTGGATATTGGGAAATTGTCACAGATGGAATCCCACGATCTTCAATTGCTTTTTGAATAATTGCAGAATTTCTATGACCCAACACTCCTGCGCCAAGAACAATTGCAGCATCTGCTTCTTCAGCTTCAACCAGTTCCGCGATCTTCAATGCAAGATCACCCTTAACATTCTTCGTTATTATTTGTGCAGAATCCACACAGATATGATTAGGTGTCGGAGAAAGTATAAATCCGGATTCTGCCAATTCTCTAATCCGTTCAATTGGAAAAGCACAATTTATATCTTTCTGAATGGCTTCAAGTACCGGATATTTATGCAGTAAATGCAAATCATTCGCTTTGGCATCGTAGGGAATTAAATAGTAAGCATACTGGAGTTGGTTTACCGGGATGAGCCTGGGAGCGATAGGTGAAGTTGAAATAATGACGACTGCTTTTCTATTCAAATCACCTACAAACCGGCTAAAGGGTATTCCACGAACGGGTTTTGTAGCTGTTTCAGTATTAATATGCATTTAAAATAAATCCCAATAGGGGTATTTAATAAATTTGGAGTATACGATAAATGTTAAAATATATTAACAATTATTATATCAATTTTCAACAAAAAATAATGAAGAATGAATTCAAAACTTAGTTTATTGTTTCGATTGACTGTAATGCTTAAATGATTTTGATATTTCGGTCGCTTGTTTTTCATTGACTGGAGAGAAAGGCATTCGAGGATCTCCCGGTTGGTAGTTTGCCATTTTCATAAGCTCTTTCAATCCTGGAATACCGAATTTACCTAATGTGTCCTTTGTCAGTTTAATAATATTTGTCATTTTCTCGACGGCTTTTTCGGTTTGGTTTTGTTTGCAAAGTTGATAAACTTCACAAAGCTCTTGAGGCAATGCATTTGCAATCGCTAAAATCGCGCCATCCGCTTTCATCTGCAATGAAGCCACCAGTGAATTAACATCCCCAACTAAAACATTTATTCCTTCTTCTGTTTCTACAAGATCAAAAACGCGAGATAAATCACCGGTACTGTCTTTGGTTCCAACAATCCTCTCATGCTGGCACAATACTTTTACTAATTCAGTTGTTATACTTACTCCTGTAAATTGAGGAATATTATACAAGAAAATAGGTAAAGAAATTTTATCTGCGATTGCCAGATAATATCGCCTAAGAAATACAGTAGTAATCTTAGAAATATAATAATGTGGAGTTACTATCAAAACTCCATCAGCGCCAATTTTTGCTGCCTGATCTGATAATTGAACTGTTTCAAATACTGAGTGACATCCAACTCCAGCCAGCATTACCTTATCTGAAGGGATCAGCTCTCTAGCAGCTTGCATGATTTCGATCTTTTCAGAATAGGTAAGCGAAACGAACTCACTCGTAGATCCAAGAATCAGATATCCTGAAACGTTGGATTTGTTCCATAAATCAAAATTATGCGCTAAGGCATCAAAATCGATTTTTTCATTTTTAAAAGGGGTTATGGCTGCAATAAAAATCCCTTTATGTTTCATAATTCTATCGACCTCATAATTATTTCGTATTCAAATTCGGTTAACCTGACTT
This genomic window contains:
- a CDS encoding diacylglycerol kinase family lipid kinase, which translates into the protein MESNYKRIKLIVNPNSQRLKVSLLLTSIISKFEKSGYEVDLYKTVGGGDAIEVARQAVDSGEFDIVVAGGGDGTVNEVINGLMPNPIQMGILPLGTSNGLARELNIPLNPLKSADVMMNGTSVTIDVGIANGRYFGLMLGCGFDALAIEHTNLQLKRFTGKYAYAIGGLKKLYKYKSHRIQLVVDGKRLDEDALFVVVSNTKLYGGKYTLTPNAHCDDGIFDVFMYTGDGLFSFIRFILKVISHKKLDSPDTNLFQAKNLLIYSAGRVPYQADGDAFGELPVQVQIFPSAIEILGAKLHISEEE
- a CDS encoding stage II sporulation protein M, with translation MLEDFIHSLTMLNGHLIALSAVLFFLGILLTDIVLEKNIGWLIAYPNWIYHKIEYVVQKFNGMLFIFVFIFVFNSINLFFGYVSGFLVILPYVLVIWTGLNVGIVVRQTMQEESILYLFLNPIALFELPAVWISFSLGMEVGIHLIFTKQFNTMQQIFLDRLSVFYLIVLPLLAISALIESGMIRFINNKAESENSQD
- a CDS encoding dihydrodipicolinate synthase family protein; translated protein: MKHKGIFIAAITPFKNEKIDFDALAHNFDLWNKSNVSGYLILGSTSEFVSLTYSEKIEIMQAARELIPSDKVMLAGVGCHSVFETVQLSDQAAKIGADGVLIVTPHYYISKITTVFLRRYYLAIADKISLPIFLYNIPQFTGVSITTELVKVLCQHERIVGTKDSTGDLSRVFDLVETEEGINVLVGDVNSLVASLQMKADGAILAIANALPQELCEVYQLCKQNQTEKAVEKMTNIIKLTKDTLGKFGIPGLKELMKMANYQPGDPRMPFSPVNEKQATEISKSFKHYSQSKQ